The Dokdonia sp. 4H-3-7-5 genomic interval GTATAAAAAAATATTACGTCTCATAAATTATGTAGTTAAGGTAAGTCCGTCGTAAGCTAGAAAGACATTTTTGGGTAATTTTTGTTCGGCTTCTGCGTGAAAACCTAGATGATGACTTATGTGCGTAAGATAAGTGCGTTTAGGTTTGATTTTTGCCACGAGATCAAGCGCTTCCTCTACATTAAGATGTGTATAATGCGCTTCTTCCCTCAAGCAATTTAACACGAGAATATCTAATCCTTGTAATTTTTCAATCTCGTCATCTGCAATAGTCTTAACATCTGTGAGGTAAGCAATATCTTGAAAACGATATCCAAAGACTTGCAATGATCCATGATATGCTTCAATAGGCTGCACTTCGATATTACCTAATGTAATAGATACACCATTTACAACTTCTTTTGAAGCTACACTAGGTGCTCCTG includes:
- a CDS encoding MBL fold metallo-hydrolase, producing MKITFLGTGTSQGIPVIGSTHPVCLSTDARDKRLRVSVLIEWEDYNYVIDCGPDFRQQMLSTLSRKRTTEGDPAPLHGILLTHEHADHVAGLDDIRPFVFRQGDMPIYAHKRVLKTLAERFDYIFTTENRYPGAPSVASKEVVNGVSITLGNIEVQPIEAYHGSLQVFGYRFQDIAYLTDVKTIADDEIEKLQGLDILVLNCLREEAHYTHLNVEEALDLVAKIKPKRTYLTHISHHLGFHAEAEQKLPKNVFLAYDGLTLTT